GTTCAAATATAATAAAACCATAAGGTTGAGCCTTTTCGATGAAATCGATAAAATTCTTATCGGGGATTGACCCAGAGAAACCGAAGACGGCTTTATTCATATCGAGCATATTTTCCTTTTAATTTGAAAATCTTCGAAGAATAATTATATTATAATAATGATGATAGATGAAAACACAACACTTGAGGCAATATTAAAAACCAATTCCAGCGCAATGAAGATTGTTGCACGCCACGGTCTTCACGCCCTAAGTTGTCCCAGTGAAATATACTGTTCGCTCAAATCTATCTCGGAAACGAGGGGAATTCCTTTGGAACATCTATTAATCGATCTCAGGCAGATTTTGGAATAATCTCTCTATTCCATTAATTCTTTTACAGCAGGTGATTCTGTAAATTGAGCATCGAGCCATTTATCTATAAGTGATCTACGGAATCGCCATTCTTTACCAAATTTAGCGGCTGGAATTTGGCCCTCTCGGGCCCATTTGTATATAGTCTGAGGTTTGAGTTTAAGATATTTTGAAACATCCTGGACTGTCATAATTTCGTCATTAACGAGCATCTTGCATATCCTCGTTTTCGGAATTCAAATCCTCGATTTTCTTTTCAATATTCCCAGATTCCTCGAATTCTTTGAGATGCTCATCGCTGTAGAATTGACTAGCCTTCTTTTCCACGTTTGTTTCTTTTTTAGCTTTATCGCCAATCACGAAATCTCCGAATGTCCTGATAAAATGGCTATAAAAATTCCCATCTTGCTTCCTGAAAAGTTGGAATTGAAGGTCCTTATTCCCAAGAAATGGCCTTAGATTCCAGGCTAATTGAGTCCCTACAAATGCGAAAATAATAACCCATATTTTAAAAATTTGAACACCTTGTTTTGGGTAAACCGAATGTTCTTCACAGGCATAAACAAGCCCATCGTTGAGAGTTTTCATGCTTGTTAATCCTGCAATTGTAAAAATAGCAATATGAAGCAATCGAAGAAAAGTATAACTCGATCCAATAAGCATAAAGAAAATTACTATCGGTGCGAATGAAGCCAATATGCAACCAGCCATTACAAACGCACTGAGTATCATTGCTAGCGATTGTGCTAGGCTAAGCTTGCTACCAAGAAGTATATTGAAGATGAAAAGAGCCGGGGAACAAATGATTAGGGAAAGAATAAACAGAACCGGAACCTTTATTGCAGCTGAAATGGCCTGTGGAATCGAATTATATAAACCCATCGAAATCCCATAAACACTGAACAATAAAAGAGAACCGAGGATCATTTTAATAATTAAAATCCCGTTATTATCGGTTTTTAATACCTCATCATAAAATGATTCACGATCACGAATAATTGAAGACAGAATGTTTTTTGTCATATTTAACTCCTTTTTATTGAATATAACTATATAAACATATATTTCAATATATTTTGATGTTTATTACTATTTTGCTACCCTAAACTGTATTTTGCTAATTTGGCAGCAGATCAAGGTGCTATTTAGCCGCAATATAAGTTTAGTTCGCAAATATTATTCTGCTTGATTATTCGAAGCTCTCGAACACAACGAACGATAAAGCTGGTTATCACTCTCTCATTTTTTACAAATAATTCGTGATTATTGACCTGATTGGAATAAAATATTTTTGTGGTTGTTAAGACTTATATATATATTTGATAATGCTCTAAGGACAATATTATTAATCTCTATAATATTATTTTTTTTACTTGCCAAGCGATTTCTATATCTTAACTTTCAATAGATAAATTATCAGTATGGTTAATAAATTAAGATTGATAAATTATTATTGTAAATAAGATAAGCATAAGAGAAAAAGCTTCCAGAGGAGTGGATTTACAGGGGTGGAAAGTCAATAAATAACCGAAAAACTAAGGATGGAAATGGGTCTTACTATCGCGCAAAAGATAATTAAAAAGCACATTATAGTCGGCGAGGAGAATGCTGGTTTGCCAGTTGGGATACGAATAGACCAAACACTCACCCAAGATGCAACCGGCACTATGGCCTATCTTCAGTTCGAGGCCTTAGACATGCCTAGAGTAAAGACTGATCTTTCTGTGAGTTATATAGACCACAATACTCTCCAAATGGGTTTTGAGAATGCTGATGACCACAAATACTTGCAGTCGGTAGCAGCCAAATTTGGGATTTATCTCTCAAAACCCGGGAATGGCATATGCCATCAAGTGCATCTCGAGAGATTTGGTCTCCCCGGAAGAACATTATTGGGTTCTGATAGCCACACACCAACCGGAGGCGGTATTGGTATGATGGCCATCGGAGCTGGTGGCCTGGATGTCGCTGCTGCAATGGCACAACAGCCTTTTTTTATTGCATATCCTCGAATAGTCCGAGTGGAGTTGAACGGTAAACTTAGGCCATGGGTGGCTGCAAAAGATGTCATACTGAAATTGCTCGAAATAATGACGACAAAGGGAAATGTCGGTGTTATTGTCGAATATGGCGGCGAAGGCGTAAGAACCCTTTCAGTCCCGGAACGGGCCACGATAACCAATATGGGCGCCGAGCTAGGCGTTACAACTTCAGTTTTTCCAAGCGATGAGATAACTTTTCAGTTTCTAAAAGCTCAAAATCGTGGTGATGGTTGGGTCGCTCTCGACTCGGACCCCGATGCTGAGTTCGATAAGATAATCGAGATAGACCTTTCGACATTAGAACCCATGGTTGCGCAACCGCATTCTCCCGATAATGTTGTAAAAGTTAGGGATATCGCAGGGATGAAGGTCAATCAGGTTGCTATTGGAAGTTGCACAAATGCTTCTTTCAAAGACTTAACTATTGTGGCCGAAGCGCTCAATGGCAAGAAAGTCAATCCAGATCTTAGCTTTGTTGTTTCACCTGGATCGAAGCAGGTTTTAAGAATGCTATCCGATAACGGCGCGCTTTCAAAGATAATTTCTGCAGGCGCGAGAATTATGGAAACTACTTGCGGATTTTGTATCGGTTGCGGTCAGGCTCCTTCCACCGATGCAGTCAGCATTCGCACAAATAACAGAAATTTTTATGGCCGCTCAGGAACAAATTCGGCGGGTATATATCTCGTTAGTCCGGAAACGGCAGTTGCTTGCGCACTGAAAGGCGAAATTACCGATCCACGCGATCTCGGAGAAGATAATTATCCTGTAGTCGAAATGCCTGATAAATTCACTATAGACGATTCTATGATACTCCCGCCATCGGAGAATCCAGAGTCGATTGATATTTTCCGCGGGCCGAATATTGGTGATCCACCACGCAACGAGAAACTCCCAGAAAAGCTTCACGGTCCAATTACCATTAAAGTGGGGGACAAGATCACAACAGACCACATCATGCCTGCAGGTCAGCGCCTGAAATATCGTTCTAACACTCCAAAATATTCGACCTATGTCTTCGAGCCTGTCGATGAGACCTTTTCAGCCCGAGCCTCTACTAACAGAGATAATGGTTTGCACAATTTTATAGTTGGCGGTTTCTCTTACGGACAAGGCTCTTCGCGTGAACACGCCGCACTTTGTCCCATGTTTCTCGGAGTAAAAGCGGTTATCGCAAAATCTCTTGAGCGAATTCATTCCGCGAACCTTGTGAATTTCGGAATCCTCCCGCTTCGCTTCATTGATTCCAAAGATTATAAGCGCATAGAACAAGATGATGTCCTTGAAATCGATAACATACGCGAACTATTAGAAAAGAACGAACAGATTTTTATTAAAAACACGACGAAAGGATTCTCTTTCGAGGTCGAACACGGGCTTTCCAAACTTCAAAGGGCGATTATTCTCGCAGGCGGTAAACTCAACTATATTAAGAACATAAACCAATAATATATAACCTTATTAAGGAGTAGCATGATCGAATTTGAAAGACTGCAGTATCCCAAAATTGGTTCTCGGATCGAGTATGTTAATGGCAAGATCTCGGTGCCGAATAATCCGGTAATTCCATTTATTCGAGGCGATGGCATCGGTCTGGACATCACACCAGCTATGAAGCTAGTTGTCGATAATGCCGTTAAGAAAGCCTATAATGGTAAGAAGGAGATACACTGGTTCGAGGTCCATGCGGGGCTTTCTGCCCTCCAACTCTATGGCAACGATAATATCTTACCAGATGACACTATCAAAGCAATAGAGCATTTTTACGTCGCGATAAAAGGCCCATTGACCACACCTGTGGGTGGGTTTAAATATGTTTGCCTTGATTGCGCGAAAGAACAAGGCGAAATCGATGGCAAACGCCCCAAAAAGTGCATTCAATGTGGCTCTGAGTGGATCACGCCAAGGTTCCGTTCGCTCAATGTTGGTCTTCGCCAGATCATGGATTTATATGCCTGTGTTCGTCCAGTGCGTTGGTTTAAGGGTGTGCCTTGTCCGGTAAAGCGGCCCGATCTTTTAAACGTGGTAATCTTCCGCGAAAATACCGAGGATGTTTATGCGGGTATCGAATTCGAACAGGGCGAACCGGAAACCATTAAAGTAATAGATTTCTTGAAAAAAGAAATGGGTAAGAAGATCCGCCTCGACAGCGGTATCGGTATTAAACCTATCAGCATTACTGGAACCAAGAGACTTGTTCGCAAAGCTATCCAATACGCTATAGAACACGATCTGCCTTCTGTTACTTTAGACCACAAAGGCAACATCCAGAAATTTACCGAGGGAGCTTTCCGCGATTGGGGATACGAACTTGCCAAAGATGAATTTCGCGATAAGATTGTTACCGAACAGGAGCTTTGGGCAGATTTCGATGGCAAAATGCCTGAAGGTAAAATCCTTATTAAAGACCGCATTGCTGATCAGATTTTCCAGCAAGTGCTACTTAGACCAAGTGAATACAGCGTTCTTGCAACTCCCAACCTGAATGGAGACTATATCTCTGATGCTTGCGCTGCTCAGGTTGGAGGTTTAGGATTAGCTCCAGGAGCAAATATTGGCGACAAAGTTGCACTGTTTGAAGCTACGCATGGCACTGCGCCAAAATATACAGGTCAGGATAAAGTGAACCCCAGTTCGCTGATTCTCTCTGCCGTGATGATGCTTGAATATATGGGGTGGCAAGAAGCTGCAGACCTGATTGTAAAGGGTATAGGGAAGACAATTAACAATAAAACCGTTACTTATGATCTCGAGCGCCAAATGGAGGGTGGAACAAAACTTAAGTGCTCCGAATTTGCCTCGGCGATTGCATCGAATATGTAATTGAATAGGAAGCGTAAGGGATTCTCACAAAAACGCGAGGGTTTTACCCTCGCGTTTTTTTTTATAACATAGTAGGTTACATTATATCAATTAAAGTAATATATCAGGTTGCTGGCTATAATAACATACACACTAAATAATAAAGATAATTAATTAAACAATAAATTGCAAAGACCTTGCCAATATGGCAAATTCAGCAACTAGGGCAAATCCCATTTCTTGCGTAGGATCCATTCCGCACAAAGCAATAAAACAAATATGATTAAAAGAACTGGATGGTCCCAAATATCTCTTTCTCGGCGTTCCTTGTGAACCAATTTCGGTGTTTGGATATAATCATCGAGTGAGTCGATGTTTTCTGGCAGAAAGAATTTTCCACCTGTTGCGTCGGCAATTGCTTTAAGCGCAATGGTATTTAATTGGACGTTTTCCAATTCGATTGAATAAGGCTCGACAAGAAAACTGTAGTTGGCAGTGTTGATCGATTGTTCGTTTAGACTAGCTACAGAGTTGATTACCCATCTTCCAATATCGAAAGCAGGTAATTCCAGAGAATATATGCCATCGCCACGGTCTTCTAAAACGATAACCATAGAATCAGAAGAATTATCTTTGCTCGTGAATTTAGTAGCAATCTTTGCTCCTTCAAGGGATTGGTTAGATTGATCCCTCAGCCGAGCGGTGATAATAACCTTCTCTCCACTACGATACACTTGTTTATCTGTCTCAACAGCGAAGTCGCTTCCTTCACCTGCTGCAAGTAGCCAGCTAGAGCTTCTGTTGACTAGGCCACGATATAGATCATTATCTTTACCGAAGCCCAGCGGAACAAAGGCCCATCTCCAAAAACCCGCACCATTGATTATCATAGTTCTTCCCCTGCCAACCTCTCGAACAGAGAGGATAGGGACGTCGTCCATTTTTGGATGTGCCATTAAAATTTCTGAACCGGGAGTGTTTCCTGTTATCATTGTGAATCCGGAAAGGGGTGGAATGCGTTGATAATCTTCGACCTTAAGCGAGGTTTCATTTTGAGGACGTGTAATGGAATGCGCCAAGCCCCGAACTGTAACCTCAGGAACGAAATCGTCTTCCATCCAAACATGTGAACCGGCCGAATAAATAAAAGGAAACATTTTAGCCCAGGTGTTGCCTGAGCTTTTATTCAAAATGATGTTTCCGAGGAATTGAAATCCCAAGGCACCTCCACCGTTAACATAATCCAAAAGAAGTGGTGCGAGGTTCATACCATCGAGTTGATTTATTGCATCTATAATATAAACGGCATCATTTTTACTGAGCTCATCCAGTGTTTTTGGCATTTTCGTTTCGCTGGCAGGGGAGGCCTTCCCAAGAAATGCGCTTTTAACAACGATATCGGGATCCTGCGCAAGAGTTCTAAGCAAAAAGGTCATCTCCCAGTTAGGTTTGGAGCCGATAAGAAGAATGGACTTTTTCGAAGGTAAAACCTTTACACAAACGCTTCTTGCGTTATTAGAAGAGGATAATTCTCCATCTGTGGCAGGTAAAAAAGCCCGATATGTAAATTCACCCTCGTTTTCAGGCATGACATTGAACTTAACATCGAGAAATTCGCCGTTTCTCGGCAGGGAAATCCTTTTTTCACCAATCTTCTTATCCTCGAGGTAAAGATTTATGGATGTTTCGAGGCCACCGTAACTGTTGGCGT
The sequence above is drawn from the bacterium genome and encodes:
- a CDS encoding NADP-dependent isocitrate dehydrogenase (Converts isocitrate to alpha ketoglutarate) translates to MIEFERLQYPKIGSRIEYVNGKISVPNNPVIPFIRGDGIGLDITPAMKLVVDNAVKKAYNGKKEIHWFEVHAGLSALQLYGNDNILPDDTIKAIEHFYVAIKGPLTTPVGGFKYVCLDCAKEQGEIDGKRPKKCIQCGSEWITPRFRSLNVGLRQIMDLYACVRPVRWFKGVPCPVKRPDLLNVVIFRENTEDVYAGIEFEQGEPETIKVIDFLKKEMGKKIRLDSGIGIKPISITGTKRLVRKAIQYAIEHDLPSVTLDHKGNIQKFTEGAFRDWGYELAKDEFRDKIVTEQELWADFDGKMPEGKILIKDRIADQIFQQVLLRPSEYSVLATPNLNGDYISDACAAQVGGLGLAPGANIGDKVALFEATHGTAPKYTGQDKVNPSSLILSAVMMLEYMGWQEAADLIVKGIGKTINNKTVTYDLERQMEGGTKLKCSEFASAIASNM
- a CDS encoding helix-turn-helix domain-containing protein, translated to MLVNDEIMTVQDVSKYLKLKPQTIYKWAREGQIPAAKFGKEWRFRRSLIDKWLDAQFTESPAVKELME
- a CDS encoding aconitate hydratase, with product MGLTIAQKIIKKHIIVGEENAGLPVGIRIDQTLTQDATGTMAYLQFEALDMPRVKTDLSVSYIDHNTLQMGFENADDHKYLQSVAAKFGIYLSKPGNGICHQVHLERFGLPGRTLLGSDSHTPTGGGIGMMAIGAGGLDVAAAMAQQPFFIAYPRIVRVELNGKLRPWVAAKDVILKLLEIMTTKGNVGVIVEYGGEGVRTLSVPERATITNMGAELGVTTSVFPSDEITFQFLKAQNRGDGWVALDSDPDAEFDKIIEIDLSTLEPMVAQPHSPDNVVKVRDIAGMKVNQVAIGSCTNASFKDLTIVAEALNGKKVNPDLSFVVSPGSKQVLRMLSDNGALSKIISAGARIMETTCGFCIGCGQAPSTDAVSIRTNNRNFYGRSGTNSAGIYLVSPETAVACALKGEITDPRDLGEDNYPVVEMPDKFTIDDSMILPPSENPESIDIFRGPNIGDPPRNEKLPEKLHGPITIKVGDKITTDHIMPAGQRLKYRSNTPKYSTYVFEPVDETFSARASTNRDNGLHNFIVGGFSYGQGSSREHAALCPMFLGVKAVIAKSLERIHSANLVNFGILPLRFIDSKDYKRIEQDDVLEIDNIRELLEKNEQIFIKNTTKGFSFEVEHGLSKLQRAIILAGGKLNYIKNINQ